From a single Poecilia reticulata strain Guanapo linkage group LG2, Guppy_female_1.0+MT, whole genome shotgun sequence genomic region:
- the ttc21b gene encoding tetratricopeptide repeat protein 21B isoform X1, translating to MEEEXTTLALIKYYCYEKYFNHAISSLSAAQRKYSSPIYIFFHAYASLMQGEIQEATAELDTIRDDRDLSLCTLMALVYAEKKKPNPDRDIIQELDAKVKEDRKSAPPKSLYHAGTFLWLLGRNDKAREYTERMIKLSNGSREGIILKAWIDVTSGKDTYIRKAGKYFDEGMKERADVFALMGKAQYYECRQNYSGALEMVNQVIVSFSGFIPALIKKMKLLLSLQDWDQTIDAAHRLLQKDKNNLEALRMLALHSLCRDGDITEAVKQLSNLINGLDILEPNNAELYYRMSVAFTRVCGRSDKVIEQTFRMVERAYSMASRDPDLATELGYQMVLQGRIKEAMKWYKIAITNKEKTSVSALTGIARCQVIEGLLDDAEQQLEFLSEIQQSIGKSGELLYLQAVLAGKKLQPQAEVTNLLNDAVDTHFSSLQGLPLGVEYLEKMNPDFLLEIVKEYLAICPSKPPAAGQPPAPQLQHCATLLDTVVKIVPGLLHAVFLLAKVRYQSGDIDGAQSSLNHCLEQCPSHADAHLLLAQIHLLQGNMMLCNQSLELCLSHNFEIRDHPLYHLIKAQAKKKTGELGEAIQTLQMAMXLPGVRRAGSSSKSKHKKTELNSADYVSLFLELAEALWLNGEQHEAAKVMQDAINEFSGTPEELRVTIANADLALLRGDTELALSMLRNITPEQPYYISAKEKMADIYLKHRREKRLYASCYREMVEKLPSPHTSLLLGDAYMNIQEPEKAIEVYEQALKKNPKDGALASKIGKALVKTHNYVKAITYYEAALKTEQQNFLRYDLAELLMKMRQHDRCERVLNDALAHDPVNELPALSDTCHYLVLLAKVQIKEEKNEEALLSLQKARDVQAKVLKRVQLEQPDAVPAQKQRAAEICAEIAKHYTSQRGYERAVKFYKEALVYCETDRKVMLELARLYLTLDEVDLCQHQCGEILKNDNFNEDATLMMADINFRKQDYDRALSNFEQLLMYKPDNYPTLSHLIDLLRRAGKLENIPSFLDKAEKHCSRIKLDPGFNYCKGLYLWYTGEPIDALLHFNKARKDNDWGQNAVYNMIEILLNPDNDTIGGEVFENLDGEIGNSTEKQESEQLAVRTAEKLLKEIKPQTPGGHVQLRILENYCLLSTKQKANVEKALSVFTEIANNEKDHVPALLAMATAYMMLKQTPRARNQLKRIAKMNWNIADADEFEKSWLLLADIYIHSGKYDMAADLLKRCLNHNKSCCKAYEYQGYIMEKDQAFRDAALNYEMAWKYGNQKNPAIGYKLAFNYLKAKRYVEAIDVCHKVLAAHPDYPKMRKEILDKARAALRS from the exons ATGGAGGAAGAAKGCACAACCCTG GCTTTGATCAAGTACTACTGCTATGAAAAGTACTTCAATCATGCAATCAGTTCTCTCTCAGCTGCTCAAAGGAAATACAGTAGCCCCATCTACATTTTCTTCCACGCATATGCAAGTCTTATGCAAG GTGAAATTCAGGAGGCCACGGCAGAACTGGACACAATCAGAGATGATCGAGATCTATCTCTCTGCACATTGATGGCTCTTGTCTATGCTGAGAAGAAAAAGCCAAACCCAG ACAGAGACATTATTCAAGAACTTGATGCTAAGGTCAAGGAGGATCGTAAAAGTGCACCGCCCAAGAGTCTTTACCACGCTGGGACGTTTCTCTGGCTGTTAGGCCGAAATGACAAAGCAAGAGAGTACACAGAGCGAATGATCAAGCTCTCCAATGGCTCAAGAGAG ggcATAATCCTAAAAGCCTGGATAGACGTTACGTCAGGGAAAGACACCTACATCAGGAAGGCTGGGAAATACTTTGATGAGGGCATGAAAGAAAGAGCAGATGTTTTTGCCCTAATGGGAAAg GCACAGTATTATGAATGTCGTCAGAACTACTCTGGAGCACTAGAGATGGTTAACCAAGTCATAGTGAGTTTCTCTGGGTTCATCCCAGCTCtcattaagaaaatgaaactgcTGCTAAGTCTTCAAGACTGGGATCAAACCATCGACGCTGCTCACAG GCTTTtacagaaagataaaaataaccTGGAGGCTCTACGGATGCTGGCACTGCACTCTTTATGTAGAGATGGAGATATTACAGAG GCAGTAAAGCAACTTTCCAACCTCATCAACGGTTTAGACATACTGGAACCAAACAACGCCGAGCTTTACTACAGAATGTCTGTTGCCTTCACCCGTGTT TGTGGACGCAGTGACAAAGTGATAGAGCAGACCTTCCGAATGGTGGAGAGGGCTTATTCCATGGCATCGAGGGACCCAGACTTAGCCACGGAGTTGGGCTACCAGATGGTGCTTCAAGGCAGAATCAAAGAGGCCATGAAGTGGTACAAGATCGCCATCACAAACAAGGAGAAAACTAGTGTTTCTGCTTTGACTG GTATAGCTCGCTGTCAGGTAATCGAGGGACTACTTGACGATGCAGAACAGCAGCTGGAATTTCTCTCAGAGATTCAACAGTCTATTGGAAAATCTGGG GAGCTTTTGTATCTACAGGCTGTGCTGGCAGGAAAAAAGCTTCAGCCCCAGGCAGAGGTGACCAACCTSCTGAATGACGCAGTGGACACACACTTCTCCTCGCTGCAGGGCCTGCCTCTGGGAGTCGAGTATCTGGAGAAGATGAACCCAGACTTCCTGTTGGAAATTGTCAAAGAGTATCTTGCTATTTGTCCTTCAAAG CCTCCTGCTGCTGGCCAGCCTCCCGCTCCTCAGCTGCAGCACTGTGCCACGTTGTTGGATACTGTGGTCAAAATTGTGCCAGGTCTCCTTCATGCAGTYTTCTTGCTTGCCAAAGTCAGATACCAGTCTG GTGACATAGATGGGGCTCAGAGCAGTCTTAACCACTGCCTGGAGCAGTGCCCCTCTCACGCAGATGCTCATCTGCTATTGGCCCAGATCcatctgttgcagggcaacatgATGCTTTGCAATCAGTCACTTGAACTCTGCCTCAGCCATAATTTTGAA ATACGAGATCACCCTTTGTACCACCTCATCAAAGCTCAGGCTAAGAAGAAAACRGGGGAGCTTGGGGAGGCTATTCAGACATTGCAGATGGCCATGARTCTCCCAGGCGTCCGTAGAGCTGGTTCCTCATCCAAGTCCAAGCACAAGAAGACCGAGCTGAACTCTGCTGACTACGTGTCTCTCTTCTTGGAGCTAGCTGAGGCCCTCTGGCTCAATGGAGAGCAG CATGAAGCTGCAAAGGTCATGCAGGATGCCATCAATGAGTTTTCTGGGACTCCAGAGGAGCTGCGTGTCACTATCGCTAACGCGGACCTGGCGCTGCTGCGTGGTGACACAGAGYTGGCTCTGAGTATGCTGAGAAACATTACACCTGAGCAGCCCTACTACATTTCAGCCAAAGAGAAAATGGCAGATATATATTTGAAGCACAGAAGAGAAAAACGACTTTACGCAAGCTGCTATAG AGAAATGGTGGAGAAGCTTCCTAGTCCTCACACATCTCTCTTACTYGGTGATGCGTACATGAACATTCAGGAG CCAGAGAAAGCCATTGAAGTGTACGAGCAAGCTCTGAAGAAAAACCCCAAAGATGGTGCTTTAGCAAGCAAAATTGGGAAAGCGTTGGTCAAGACTCACAACTACGTCAAG GCAATTACTTATTATGAAGCAGCGCTAAAGACTGAGCAACAGAACTTCCTACGCTACGACTTGGCTGAGCTTCTGATGAAGATGAGGCAGCATGATCGCTGTGAGAGAGTTCTCAATGACGCTTTGGCTCATGATCCAG tgaaTGAGCTGCCTGCTCTCTCAGATACCTGTCATTATCTGGTGCTGCTAGCTAAGGTCcaaattaaagaggaaaaaaatgaggaaGCTTTACTTTCACTACAGAAA GCCCGAGATGTACAAGCCAAAGTCCTGAAGCGCGTGCAGCTGGAGCAGCCCGATGCTGTCCCGGCGCAGAAGCAACGTGCTGCAGAGATCTGTGCTGAGATCGCCAAACACTATACAAGTCAGAGGGGCTATGAGAGAGCGGTCAAATTCTACAAAGAAGCTCTTGTGTATTGTGAGACCGATCGCAAG GTCATGCTGGAATTGGCACGGTTGTACCTCACTCTGGACGAGGTGGATTTATGCCAGCACCAATGCGGCGAGATTTTGAAGAATGACAATTTCAACGAAGATGCGACTCTG ATGATGGCGGAcattaattttagaaaacagGATTATGATCGGGCACTTAGTAATTTTGAGCAACTCCTGATGTACAAACCAG acaacTACCCAACTCTATCGCATCTCATTGACTTGTTGAGAAGAGCCGGCAAGTTGGAGAACATCCCCAGTTTCCTTGATAAGGCAGAAAAACATTGTTCCAGAATTAAATTGGACCCAGGCTTCAACTATTGCAAGGGGCTTTATCTTTG GTACACAGGAGAACCTATCGACGCTCTGCTACATTTCAACAAGGCTCGGAAAGATAACGACTGGGGTCAGAATGCTGTATATAACATGATTGAAATCCTGCTCAACCCAGACAACGACACAATCGGAGGAGARGTGTTTGAGAATTTAGATGGTGAAATTGG CAACTCCACAGAAAAGCAAGAGTCTGAGCAGCTTGCTGTGAGAACAGCAGAGAAGCTTCTCAAGGAGATAAAGCCTCAGACGCCGGGGGGACACGTACAGCTCCGCATCCTGGAGAACTACTGCTTGCTGTCTACTAAACAGAAGGCCAATGTAGAGAAAGCCCTCAGTGTTTTCACAGAGATCGCAAACAATGAG AAAGACCACGTTCCAGCTTTGTTGGCCATGGCAACGGCATACATGATGCTGAAACAAACTCCTCGAGCCAGGAACCAGCTCAAACGAATAGCCAAGATGAACTGGAACATTGCTGACGCTGACGAGTTTGAGAAGAGCTGGCTGCTCCTGGCAGACATATACATCCACTCGGGGAAGTATGACATGGCCGCAGACCTTCTAAAAAGATGTCTCAATCATAACAAG TCGTGCTGCAAAGCGTATGAGTATCAGGGCTACATAATGGAAAAAGACCAGGCGTTCCGCGATGCAGCTCTCAACTATGAAATGGCTTGGAAATATGGAAATCAGAAAAATCCAGCTATTG GATATAAGCTTGCTTTTAACTACTTGAAAGCAAAGAGATACGTTGAGGCCATAGATGTGTGTCATAAG GTTCTYGCTGCTCATCCAGATTATCCAAAAATGAGGAAGGAAATCCTGGACAAAGCTCGTGCTGCCTTGAGATCATAG
- the ttc21b gene encoding tetratricopeptide repeat protein 21B isoform X2 — MQGEIQEATAELDTIRDDRDLSLCTLMALVYAEKKKPNPDRDIIQELDAKVKEDRKSAPPKSLYHAGTFLWLLGRNDKAREYTERMIKLSNGSREGIILKAWIDVTSGKDTYIRKAGKYFDEGMKERADVFALMGKAQYYECRQNYSGALEMVNQVIVSFSGFIPALIKKMKLLLSLQDWDQTIDAAHRLLQKDKNNLEALRMLALHSLCRDGDITEAVKQLSNLINGLDILEPNNAELYYRMSVAFTRVCGRSDKVIEQTFRMVERAYSMASRDPDLATELGYQMVLQGRIKEAMKWYKIAITNKEKTSVSALTGIARCQVIEGLLDDAEQQLEFLSEIQQSIGKSGELLYLQAVLAGKKLQPQAEVTNLLNDAVDTHFSSLQGLPLGVEYLEKMNPDFLLEIVKEYLAICPSKPPAAGQPPAPQLQHCATLLDTVVKIVPGLLHAVFLLAKVRYQSGDIDGAQSSLNHCLEQCPSHADAHLLLAQIHLLQGNMMLCNQSLELCLSHNFEIRDHPLYHLIKAQAKKKTGELGEAIQTLQMAMXLPGVRRAGSSSKSKHKKTELNSADYVSLFLELAEALWLNGEQHEAAKVMQDAINEFSGTPEELRVTIANADLALLRGDTELALSMLRNITPEQPYYISAKEKMADIYLKHRREKRLYASCYREMVEKLPSPHTSLLLGDAYMNIQEPEKAIEVYEQALKKNPKDGALASKIGKALVKTHNYVKAITYYEAALKTEQQNFLRYDLAELLMKMRQHDRCERVLNDALAHDPVNELPALSDTCHYLVLLAKVQIKEEKNEEALLSLQKARDVQAKVLKRVQLEQPDAVPAQKQRAAEICAEIAKHYTSQRGYERAVKFYKEALVYCETDRKVMLELARLYLTLDEVDLCQHQCGEILKNDNFNEDATLMMADINFRKQDYDRALSNFEQLLMYKPDNYPTLSHLIDLLRRAGKLENIPSFLDKAEKHCSRIKLDPGFNYCKGLYLWYTGEPIDALLHFNKARKDNDWGQNAVYNMIEILLNPDNDTIGGEVFENLDGEIGNSTEKQESEQLAVRTAEKLLKEIKPQTPGGHVQLRILENYCLLSTKQKANVEKALSVFTEIANNEKDHVPALLAMATAYMMLKQTPRARNQLKRIAKMNWNIADADEFEKSWLLLADIYIHSGKYDMAADLLKRCLNHNKSCCKAYEYQGYIMEKDQAFRDAALNYEMAWKYGNQKNPAIGYKLAFNYLKAKRYVEAIDVCHKVLAAHPDYPKMRKEILDKARAALRS, encoded by the exons ATGCAAG GTGAAATTCAGGAGGCCACGGCAGAACTGGACACAATCAGAGATGATCGAGATCTATCTCTCTGCACATTGATGGCTCTTGTCTATGCTGAGAAGAAAAAGCCAAACCCAG ACAGAGACATTATTCAAGAACTTGATGCTAAGGTCAAGGAGGATCGTAAAAGTGCACCGCCCAAGAGTCTTTACCACGCTGGGACGTTTCTCTGGCTGTTAGGCCGAAATGACAAAGCAAGAGAGTACACAGAGCGAATGATCAAGCTCTCCAATGGCTCAAGAGAG ggcATAATCCTAAAAGCCTGGATAGACGTTACGTCAGGGAAAGACACCTACATCAGGAAGGCTGGGAAATACTTTGATGAGGGCATGAAAGAAAGAGCAGATGTTTTTGCCCTAATGGGAAAg GCACAGTATTATGAATGTCGTCAGAACTACTCTGGAGCACTAGAGATGGTTAACCAAGTCATAGTGAGTTTCTCTGGGTTCATCCCAGCTCtcattaagaaaatgaaactgcTGCTAAGTCTTCAAGACTGGGATCAAACCATCGACGCTGCTCACAG GCTTTtacagaaagataaaaataaccTGGAGGCTCTACGGATGCTGGCACTGCACTCTTTATGTAGAGATGGAGATATTACAGAG GCAGTAAAGCAACTTTCCAACCTCATCAACGGTTTAGACATACTGGAACCAAACAACGCCGAGCTTTACTACAGAATGTCTGTTGCCTTCACCCGTGTT TGTGGACGCAGTGACAAAGTGATAGAGCAGACCTTCCGAATGGTGGAGAGGGCTTATTCCATGGCATCGAGGGACCCAGACTTAGCCACGGAGTTGGGCTACCAGATGGTGCTTCAAGGCAGAATCAAAGAGGCCATGAAGTGGTACAAGATCGCCATCACAAACAAGGAGAAAACTAGTGTTTCTGCTTTGACTG GTATAGCTCGCTGTCAGGTAATCGAGGGACTACTTGACGATGCAGAACAGCAGCTGGAATTTCTCTCAGAGATTCAACAGTCTATTGGAAAATCTGGG GAGCTTTTGTATCTACAGGCTGTGCTGGCAGGAAAAAAGCTTCAGCCCCAGGCAGAGGTGACCAACCTSCTGAATGACGCAGTGGACACACACTTCTCCTCGCTGCAGGGCCTGCCTCTGGGAGTCGAGTATCTGGAGAAGATGAACCCAGACTTCCTGTTGGAAATTGTCAAAGAGTATCTTGCTATTTGTCCTTCAAAG CCTCCTGCTGCTGGCCAGCCTCCCGCTCCTCAGCTGCAGCACTGTGCCACGTTGTTGGATACTGTGGTCAAAATTGTGCCAGGTCTCCTTCATGCAGTYTTCTTGCTTGCCAAAGTCAGATACCAGTCTG GTGACATAGATGGGGCTCAGAGCAGTCTTAACCACTGCCTGGAGCAGTGCCCCTCTCACGCAGATGCTCATCTGCTATTGGCCCAGATCcatctgttgcagggcaacatgATGCTTTGCAATCAGTCACTTGAACTCTGCCTCAGCCATAATTTTGAA ATACGAGATCACCCTTTGTACCACCTCATCAAAGCTCAGGCTAAGAAGAAAACRGGGGAGCTTGGGGAGGCTATTCAGACATTGCAGATGGCCATGARTCTCCCAGGCGTCCGTAGAGCTGGTTCCTCATCCAAGTCCAAGCACAAGAAGACCGAGCTGAACTCTGCTGACTACGTGTCTCTCTTCTTGGAGCTAGCTGAGGCCCTCTGGCTCAATGGAGAGCAG CATGAAGCTGCAAAGGTCATGCAGGATGCCATCAATGAGTTTTCTGGGACTCCAGAGGAGCTGCGTGTCACTATCGCTAACGCGGACCTGGCGCTGCTGCGTGGTGACACAGAGYTGGCTCTGAGTATGCTGAGAAACATTACACCTGAGCAGCCCTACTACATTTCAGCCAAAGAGAAAATGGCAGATATATATTTGAAGCACAGAAGAGAAAAACGACTTTACGCAAGCTGCTATAG AGAAATGGTGGAGAAGCTTCCTAGTCCTCACACATCTCTCTTACTYGGTGATGCGTACATGAACATTCAGGAG CCAGAGAAAGCCATTGAAGTGTACGAGCAAGCTCTGAAGAAAAACCCCAAAGATGGTGCTTTAGCAAGCAAAATTGGGAAAGCGTTGGTCAAGACTCACAACTACGTCAAG GCAATTACTTATTATGAAGCAGCGCTAAAGACTGAGCAACAGAACTTCCTACGCTACGACTTGGCTGAGCTTCTGATGAAGATGAGGCAGCATGATCGCTGTGAGAGAGTTCTCAATGACGCTTTGGCTCATGATCCAG tgaaTGAGCTGCCTGCTCTCTCAGATACCTGTCATTATCTGGTGCTGCTAGCTAAGGTCcaaattaaagaggaaaaaaatgaggaaGCTTTACTTTCACTACAGAAA GCCCGAGATGTACAAGCCAAAGTCCTGAAGCGCGTGCAGCTGGAGCAGCCCGATGCTGTCCCGGCGCAGAAGCAACGTGCTGCAGAGATCTGTGCTGAGATCGCCAAACACTATACAAGTCAGAGGGGCTATGAGAGAGCGGTCAAATTCTACAAAGAAGCTCTTGTGTATTGTGAGACCGATCGCAAG GTCATGCTGGAATTGGCACGGTTGTACCTCACTCTGGACGAGGTGGATTTATGCCAGCACCAATGCGGCGAGATTTTGAAGAATGACAATTTCAACGAAGATGCGACTCTG ATGATGGCGGAcattaattttagaaaacagGATTATGATCGGGCACTTAGTAATTTTGAGCAACTCCTGATGTACAAACCAG acaacTACCCAACTCTATCGCATCTCATTGACTTGTTGAGAAGAGCCGGCAAGTTGGAGAACATCCCCAGTTTCCTTGATAAGGCAGAAAAACATTGTTCCAGAATTAAATTGGACCCAGGCTTCAACTATTGCAAGGGGCTTTATCTTTG GTACACAGGAGAACCTATCGACGCTCTGCTACATTTCAACAAGGCTCGGAAAGATAACGACTGGGGTCAGAATGCTGTATATAACATGATTGAAATCCTGCTCAACCCAGACAACGACACAATCGGAGGAGARGTGTTTGAGAATTTAGATGGTGAAATTGG CAACTCCACAGAAAAGCAAGAGTCTGAGCAGCTTGCTGTGAGAACAGCAGAGAAGCTTCTCAAGGAGATAAAGCCTCAGACGCCGGGGGGACACGTACAGCTCCGCATCCTGGAGAACTACTGCTTGCTGTCTACTAAACAGAAGGCCAATGTAGAGAAAGCCCTCAGTGTTTTCACAGAGATCGCAAACAATGAG AAAGACCACGTTCCAGCTTTGTTGGCCATGGCAACGGCATACATGATGCTGAAACAAACTCCTCGAGCCAGGAACCAGCTCAAACGAATAGCCAAGATGAACTGGAACATTGCTGACGCTGACGAGTTTGAGAAGAGCTGGCTGCTCCTGGCAGACATATACATCCACTCGGGGAAGTATGACATGGCCGCAGACCTTCTAAAAAGATGTCTCAATCATAACAAG TCGTGCTGCAAAGCGTATGAGTATCAGGGCTACATAATGGAAAAAGACCAGGCGTTCCGCGATGCAGCTCTCAACTATGAAATGGCTTGGAAATATGGAAATCAGAAAAATCCAGCTATTG GATATAAGCTTGCTTTTAACTACTTGAAAGCAAAGAGATACGTTGAGGCCATAGATGTGTGTCATAAG GTTCTYGCTGCTCATCCAGATTATCCAAAAATGAGGAAGGAAATCCTGGACAAAGCTCGTGCTGCCTTGAGATCATAG